In Qingrenia yutianensis, a genomic segment contains:
- a CDS encoding tyrosine-type recombinase/integrase has product MESYCNFEIPKKSHAFKPYIFSVIEINEFFEVADRYPKKKSTYTHLVVPLFFRLLYYCGLRCAEAINLHIRDINIKNQTLYIEKSKYGKSRYVPMSEDVLKHIIEYINIVHNNSDTDALLFTNVHGDPLSEKCIYTKFRNILWKAGIMHGGRGNGPRMHDLRHSYAVHRLQQWIEDGVNTNSMLPYLSAYMGHENIYMTEEYLHLTYEQFSLITQKMEPFNSVIPKVGDYLG; this is encoded by the coding sequence ATGGAATCCTATTGTAATTTTGAAATACCAAAAAAGTCTCATGCTTTTAAGCCATATATTTTTTCCGTTATTGAAATCAATGAATTTTTCGAAGTTGCTGATCGATATCCAAAAAAGAAAAGTACATATACCCATTTAGTTGTTCCTTTATTTTTTAGATTATTATACTATTGTGGACTAAGGTGCGCTGAAGCAATCAATCTTCACATCCGTGACATAAATATTAAAAATCAAACGCTATATATCGAAAAATCAAAATACGGAAAAAGTAGATATGTTCCAATGTCTGAGGATGTATTAAAACACATTATTGAATACATAAATATTGTACATAATAATTCAGACACGGATGCGCTGTTGTTTACAAATGTACATGGAGATCCACTAAGCGAAAAATGCATATACACGAAATTCAGAAACATACTTTGGAAGGCCGGAATAATGCATGGCGGTCGTGGTAATGGTCCGAGAATGCACGATTTGCGACATTCATATGCTGTGCACCGATTACAACAATGGATCGAAGATGGTGTAAACACAAATTCAATGCTACCATATTTGTCAGCCTATATGGGACACGAAAATATTTATATGACAGAAGAATACTTGCATTTAACATATGAGCAGTTCAGTCTTATTACTCAAAAAATGGAGCCATTCAACTCGGTTATTCCGAAAGTAGGTGATTATCTTGGTTAA
- a CDS encoding site-specific integrase — translation MVKKDFPEFLSEYLTSYLPNYKNVSKNTIASYCDTFKLFLKYCRDQKGIPVEKISFKSVNQEIIFDFLEYIEKERLSCTNTRNQRLMALRSFFKYVQAESPENILLCKKVLNIPAKKHTTKSINYLTKDEIKLILKQPDVQSKHGRRDLALLSLMYDTGARVQEIIDLTPSDIRFESPEFVRLLGKGRKTRDVPLLKNTANNLHIYLKENHLLDESAKCYPVFTNRNKNKLTRFGVMYILDKYCKMAQEEDPLFKTHVTPHVLRHSKAMHMLQAGVDIIYIRDILGHVSIETTQIYAHADMSMKISALNTLGKTETPVLPIWLENKNLLEWLQNLGR, via the coding sequence TTGGTTAAAAAAGATTTCCCAGAATTTCTTTCTGAGTACTTGACTTCATATCTGCCCAATTATAAAAATGTTAGTAAAAATACAATAGCATCATACTGCGACACATTTAAGTTGTTTTTAAAATATTGCCGTGACCAAAAAGGTATTCCCGTCGAAAAAATCTCCTTCAAATCAGTAAATCAAGAGATTATTTTTGATTTTCTGGAATACATAGAGAAAGAACGCCTATCTTGTACTAACACACGTAATCAACGGCTTATGGCTTTACGCTCATTTTTTAAATATGTTCAAGCAGAATCTCCCGAAAATATCTTGTTGTGCAAGAAAGTATTAAATATTCCTGCGAAGAAACATACTACAAAAAGTATTAATTACCTTACAAAGGATGAAATTAAACTTATTCTAAAACAACCTGATGTTCAATCCAAACATGGCAGACGAGATTTAGCTTTACTCAGTTTAATGTATGATACAGGTGCAAGGGTACAGGAAATCATAGATTTGACACCGAGCGATATTCGTTTTGAATCTCCCGAATTTGTACGACTACTTGGCAAAGGAAGAAAAACAAGGGATGTTCCCTTACTAAAAAACACCGCTAACAATTTACACATATATTTAAAAGAGAATCATTTATTAGACGAATCCGCTAAATGTTATCCGGTTTTCACAAACCGAAACAAAAACAAACTTACACGTTTTGGAGTGATGTATATATTAGATAAATATTGCAAAATGGCTCAAGAGGAAGATCCTCTGTTCAAAACACATGTTACACCACATGTGTTGCGACACTCGAAAGCAATGCATATGTTGCAGGCCGGAGTTGATATAATATATATTCGAGACATTTTAGGACATGTAAGTATTGAAACCACCCAGATATATGCACATGCCGATATGTCAATGAAGATATCTGCTTTAAACACCTTGGGAAAAACGGAAACGCCTGTTCTACCTATATGGTTGGAAAACAAAAACCTTTTGGAATGGCTCCAA